Proteins found in one Stigmatopora nigra isolate UIUO_SnigA chromosome 15, RoL_Snig_1.1, whole genome shotgun sequence genomic segment:
- the gprc5ba gene encoding G protein-coupled receptor, class C, group 5, member Ba isoform X2, translating into MAFPLVLFLLLVTGGTNGQDPEDPEALPRGCGWGLGRPYTLLCDLDAVWGVAVESVAAGGTLAAILLALVLLCRVRHIGEAEKRSGVGPLLLLLLGTVGLFGLSFAYLIERDESLCLLQRALWGLLFALCFSCLLVQGVRLRRVGREHRGPGGCALTGLALGLSAVQGIIAAEWLLLTVLREGRAACQYLPVDFSLACSYVLALLLAASAAAALALCGKTRQWRCHAAWLLVTCLLSLLLWVAWVGFYLYGNAWLGKSPEWNEPALAVALVAQGWILLLFHAIPEAHLCMKPPPQPTAPDYFDTSQSSTRMRETSFDEDIPLSHRQFVENQGYGYNDDNTAGLRRSGGDGPHNSGVGGVGGVGGGGARPSAPFRSNVYQPTEMTMILNGGAVPSAPPTYTGRQLW; encoded by the exons ATGGCGTTTCCTCTGGTCCTATTCCTGCTTCTGGTCACCGGCGGGACTAACGGCCAAGACCCCGAGGACCCCGAGGCTCTCCCCCGGGGTTGCGGCTGGGGCCTGGGGCGCCCTTACACCCTCCTCTGCGACCTGGACGCCGTTTGGGGCGTAGCTGTAGAGAGCGTCGCGGCGGGTGGGACCCTTGCAGCCATCCTTCTCGCCTTGGTCCTACTTTGCCGTGTACGCCACATCGGCGAAGCGGAGAAACGAAGTGGCGTGGGGCCCCTCCTACTCCTACTCCTTGGCACGGTGGGCTTATTCGGCCTAAGCTTCGCCTACCTGATCGAGCGAGATGAATCCTTATGTCTTCTTCAGCGAGCGCTTTGGGGTCTCCTGTTCGCGTTATGCTTCTCCTGTTTGCTAGTCCAAGGCGTACGCCTTCGCCGGGTGGGCCGGGAGCACCGTGGTCCAGGGGGCTGCGCCCTAACTGGCTTGGCGTTGGGTTTGAGCGCCGTCCAAGGCATCATCGCCGCCGAATGGCTCCTGCTGACCGTTTTGAGGGAGGGTCGTGCCGCCTGCCAATACCTCCCCGTGGACTTTTCGCTAGCTTGTAGCTACGTGCTAGCCTTGCTGCTAGCCGCCTCGGCTGCGGCGGCGTTGGCTTTGTGCGGCAAAACGAGGCAATGGCGTTGCCATGCCGCCTGGTTGTTGGTCACATGCCTGCTGTCGTTGCTGTTGTGGGTAGCTTGGGTGGGATTCTATCTCTACGGCAACGCCTGGTTGGGGAAGTCGCCGGAATGGAACGAACCGGCGTTGGCAGTGGCGTTGGTGGCGCAGGGTTGGATTCTACTGCTATTCCACGCCATCCCCGAGGCGCATCTGTGTATGAAGCCGCCGCCGCAACCAACGGCGCCGGACTACTTTGATACGTCGCAGAGTTCAACGCGGATGAGGGAGACCAGTTTTGATGAAGATATCCCACTCTCGCATAGGCAATTTGTGGAGAATCAAGGCTATGGATACAATGATGACAACACTGCAG GCCTGAGAAGGAGTGGCGGTGACGGCCCACACAACAGCGGCGTTGGCGGCGTTGGCGGCGTTGGCGGGGGCGGCGCCAGGCCTAGCGCCCCCTTCCGTAGCAACGTCTACCAACCCACCGAGATGACCATGATTCTAAACGGGGGAGCG GTCCCATCAGCCCCGCCCACTTACACGGGAAGGCAGCTGTGGTGA
- the gprc5ba gene encoding G protein-coupled receptor, class C, group 5, member Ba isoform X1, with translation MAFPLVLFLLLVTGGTNGQDPEDPEALPRGCGWGLGRPYTLLCDLDAVWGVAVESVAAGGTLAAILLALVLLCRVRHIGEAEKRSGVGPLLLLLLGTVGLFGLSFAYLIERDESLCLLQRALWGLLFALCFSCLLVQGVRLRRVGREHRGPGGCALTGLALGLSAVQGIIAAEWLLLTVLREGRAACQYLPVDFSLACSYVLALLLAASAAAALALCGKTRQWRCHAAWLLVTCLLSLLLWVAWVGFYLYGNAWLGKSPEWNEPALAVALVAQGWILLLFHAIPEAHLCMKPPPQPTAPDYFDTSQSSTRMRETSFDEDIPLSHRQFVENQGYGYNDDNTAGLRRSGGDGPHNSGVGGVGGVGGGGARPSAPFRSNVYQPTEMTMILNGGAVSTSSQSQVPSAPPTYTGRQLW, from the exons ATGGCGTTTCCTCTGGTCCTATTCCTGCTTCTGGTCACCGGCGGGACTAACGGCCAAGACCCCGAGGACCCCGAGGCTCTCCCCCGGGGTTGCGGCTGGGGCCTGGGGCGCCCTTACACCCTCCTCTGCGACCTGGACGCCGTTTGGGGCGTAGCTGTAGAGAGCGTCGCGGCGGGTGGGACCCTTGCAGCCATCCTTCTCGCCTTGGTCCTACTTTGCCGTGTACGCCACATCGGCGAAGCGGAGAAACGAAGTGGCGTGGGGCCCCTCCTACTCCTACTCCTTGGCACGGTGGGCTTATTCGGCCTAAGCTTCGCCTACCTGATCGAGCGAGATGAATCCTTATGTCTTCTTCAGCGAGCGCTTTGGGGTCTCCTGTTCGCGTTATGCTTCTCCTGTTTGCTAGTCCAAGGCGTACGCCTTCGCCGGGTGGGCCGGGAGCACCGTGGTCCAGGGGGCTGCGCCCTAACTGGCTTGGCGTTGGGTTTGAGCGCCGTCCAAGGCATCATCGCCGCCGAATGGCTCCTGCTGACCGTTTTGAGGGAGGGTCGTGCCGCCTGCCAATACCTCCCCGTGGACTTTTCGCTAGCTTGTAGCTACGTGCTAGCCTTGCTGCTAGCCGCCTCGGCTGCGGCGGCGTTGGCTTTGTGCGGCAAAACGAGGCAATGGCGTTGCCATGCCGCCTGGTTGTTGGTCACATGCCTGCTGTCGTTGCTGTTGTGGGTAGCTTGGGTGGGATTCTATCTCTACGGCAACGCCTGGTTGGGGAAGTCGCCGGAATGGAACGAACCGGCGTTGGCAGTGGCGTTGGTGGCGCAGGGTTGGATTCTACTGCTATTCCACGCCATCCCCGAGGCGCATCTGTGTATGAAGCCGCCGCCGCAACCAACGGCGCCGGACTACTTTGATACGTCGCAGAGTTCAACGCGGATGAGGGAGACCAGTTTTGATGAAGATATCCCACTCTCGCATAGGCAATTTGTGGAGAATCAAGGCTATGGATACAATGATGACAACACTGCAG GCCTGAGAAGGAGTGGCGGTGACGGCCCACACAACAGCGGCGTTGGCGGCGTTGGCGGCGTTGGCGGGGGCGGCGCCAGGCCTAGCGCCCCCTTCCGTAGCAACGTCTACCAACCCACCGAGATGACCATGATTCTAAACGGGGGAGCGGTGAGTACATCCTCCCAATCACAG GTCCCATCAGCCCCGCCCACTTACACGGGAAGGCAGCTGTGGTGA
- the gprc5ba gene encoding G protein-coupled receptor, class C, group 5, member Ba isoform X3: MAFPLVLFLLLVTGGTNGQDPEDPEALPRGCGWGLGRPYTLLCDLDAVWGVAVESVAAGGTLAAILLALVLLCRVRHIGEAEKRSGVGPLLLLLLGTVGLFGLSFAYLIERDESLCLLQRALWGLLFALCFSCLLVQGVRLRRVGREHRGPGGCALTGLALGLSAVQGIIAAEWLLLTVLREGRAACQYLPVDFSLACSYVLALLLAASAAAALALCGKTRQWRCHAAWLLVTCLLSLLLWVAWVGFYLYGNAWLGKSPEWNEPALAVALVAQGWILLLFHAIPEAHLCMKPPPQPTAPDYFDTSQSSTRMRETSFDEDIPLSHRQFVENQGYGYNDDNTAAHKPPQTCPQAEQVHLHSSQCPSERCLFSTHSTNSLCLLISKRLLPPQVKE; encoded by the exons ATGGCGTTTCCTCTGGTCCTATTCCTGCTTCTGGTCACCGGCGGGACTAACGGCCAAGACCCCGAGGACCCCGAGGCTCTCCCCCGGGGTTGCGGCTGGGGCCTGGGGCGCCCTTACACCCTCCTCTGCGACCTGGACGCCGTTTGGGGCGTAGCTGTAGAGAGCGTCGCGGCGGGTGGGACCCTTGCAGCCATCCTTCTCGCCTTGGTCCTACTTTGCCGTGTACGCCACATCGGCGAAGCGGAGAAACGAAGTGGCGTGGGGCCCCTCCTACTCCTACTCCTTGGCACGGTGGGCTTATTCGGCCTAAGCTTCGCCTACCTGATCGAGCGAGATGAATCCTTATGTCTTCTTCAGCGAGCGCTTTGGGGTCTCCTGTTCGCGTTATGCTTCTCCTGTTTGCTAGTCCAAGGCGTACGCCTTCGCCGGGTGGGCCGGGAGCACCGTGGTCCAGGGGGCTGCGCCCTAACTGGCTTGGCGTTGGGTTTGAGCGCCGTCCAAGGCATCATCGCCGCCGAATGGCTCCTGCTGACCGTTTTGAGGGAGGGTCGTGCCGCCTGCCAATACCTCCCCGTGGACTTTTCGCTAGCTTGTAGCTACGTGCTAGCCTTGCTGCTAGCCGCCTCGGCTGCGGCGGCGTTGGCTTTGTGCGGCAAAACGAGGCAATGGCGTTGCCATGCCGCCTGGTTGTTGGTCACATGCCTGCTGTCGTTGCTGTTGTGGGTAGCTTGGGTGGGATTCTATCTCTACGGCAACGCCTGGTTGGGGAAGTCGCCGGAATGGAACGAACCGGCGTTGGCAGTGGCGTTGGTGGCGCAGGGTTGGATTCTACTGCTATTCCACGCCATCCCCGAGGCGCATCTGTGTATGAAGCCGCCGCCGCAACCAACGGCGCCGGACTACTTTGATACGTCGCAGAGTTCAACGCGGATGAGGGAGACCAGTTTTGATGAAGATATCCCACTCTCGCATAGGCAATTTGTGGAGAATCAAGGCTATGGATACAATGATGACAACACTGCAG CCCACAAACCCCCTCAGACTTGCCCTCAAGCTGAACAAGTTCACCTCCATTCATCCCAATGTCCTTCTGAAAGATGCCTTTTCTCTACTCATTCCACCAATTCCCTCTGCTTGCTCATCTCCAAACGTCTACTGCCTCCTCAAGTCAAGGAATGA